The following is a genomic window from Verrucomicrobiota bacterium.
TGAATCCAAGGGAGGCCACGATTGAGGGGCTGCCGGCGTATAAGAGCATCTTGGATTTACCGGTGCGGCCGGACATGATCAGCCTGTATTTGCCGCCGACGGTGTTGTTGAAAGTGTTGCCCGACATCGCGACGAAAGGATGCGATGAGCTGTGGCTGAACCCGGGCACGGAGTCGGATGAAGTGCTCGCCGCCGCGGAACGGCTGGGACTAAATTTAGTTCAAGCCTGCAGTATTGTTGGCGTGGGAATGTCACCGGCGGCACTTTAAGTTCGTGAGTTCGCGCGTTCGCCGTTGGAAAAAATAAATTCACGGGTTGCAATCGGCACGCGCGGGACTATTTTGTCTGTGCAAGCAGAAAGGAGCACGTCATGAAAATGAAAATGCATAAACGAGTTGCACAACCGGCGCCGGTTACGCCGGGGATCACCAAAGGCATGGTGCGGCAACACGCGTTCGAGATTTATCGCGACAAACTGCCGCATGAACCGCTGACCTTGGAAGACTGGGTGCTGGCGGAAAAGGACCTGGTCAATTCGATGGAAACGGATGGCCTGCTGAAGCGGTAATGCCGCTCGAAGCGCAAACTGCGTCGTGCGTGGACAAAAGGCCCGTAAAACGGCTGCGCCCACGGCGGCGCAGTTTGTTTTTAATCGACGCCCTTCAGCAGCGCCACAGCGTAATCGCGATTCATCCGCGCGATAAAATTGAGACTGATTTCCTTCGGACAAACCGCTTCGCAAGAACCGGTGACCGTGCAGTTGCCGAAGCCGGCCTCATCCATGGTCTTGACCATCTTCGCAACGCGCCGGTCTTTTTCGGGTTTGCCTTGCGGGAGGATGCCGAGGTGGGAAACTTTGGCGGCAACGAAGAGCATGGCGCTGGCGTTCTTGCAGGCCGCCACGCATGCGCCGCAGCCGATGCATTGAGCGGCATCCATCGCCAGATCACAATCGGTCTTCGCAACTGGAATGGCGTTGGCGTCCGGTGTGCCGCCGGTGTTCA
Proteins encoded in this region:
- a CDS encoding CoA-binding protein yields the protein MKTVAIIGASNNRNKFGNKAVRAYLQQGYTVYPVNPREATIEGLPAYKSILDLPVRPDMISLYLPPTVLLKVLPDIATKGCDELWLNPGTESDEVLAAAERLGLNLVQACSIVGVGMSPAAL